From the Brachyhypopomus gauderio isolate BG-103 chromosome 5, BGAUD_0.2, whole genome shotgun sequence genome, one window contains:
- the nr2e3 gene encoding photoreceptor-specific nuclear receptor, whose translation MEDTTLKISMVPSTSPTDSSRSNSTEEGQRGKSPAPGKHVNPGLLCKVCADTSSGKHYGIYACNGCSGFFKRSVRRRLIYRCQAGTGMCPVDKAHRNQCQACRLKKCLQAGMNKDAVQNERQPRSTAQVRLDCLDMETEQEHLATTREPTSTSSSSSTCSAVGRPLLTSSISSAVAGQRSASPRNGHRFMASLMTAETCAKLEPEDADENIDVTSNEPERSSPECNTSIYPYSGPEGIYETSARLLFMSVKWAKNLPVFSHLPFRDQVILLEEAWSELFLLCAIQWSLPLDSCPLLSLPDPPPSSQAKSSPSTSDLRLLQEVFSRFRALQVDPTEFACLKAIVLFKPETRGLKDPDQVENLQDQSQVMLAQHIHTLYSSQTARFGRLLLLLPSLHFVSSDRIELLFFHRTIGNTPMEKLLCDMFKN comes from the exons ATGGAGGATACTACCTTGAAGATCTCCATGGTGCCATCAACATCCCCAACAGACTCCTCCAGGAGTAACTCCACAGAGGAAGGCCAGCGAG GTAAAAGTCCAGCTCCTGGAAAGCACGTAAACCCAGGCTTGCTGTGTAAAGTGTGTGCAGACACTAGCAGCGGAAAACATTATGGAATCTACGCCTGCAATGGTTGCAGTGGCTTCTTCAAGCGTAGCGTGAGACGGAGACTCATCTACAG GTGCCAGGCTGGTACAGGCATGTGTCCAGTGGATAAAGCCCATCGCAACCAGTGCCAAGCCTGCCGTCTGAAGAAATGCCTTCAAGCTGGCATGAACAAGGACG CTGTGCAGAATGAGAGGCAGCCCAGGAGCACGGCGCAGGTCCGGCTGGACTGTCTGGACATGGAGACGGAGCAGGAGCACCTGGCCACCACCCGGGAGCCCACGTCCACGTCCTCGTCCTCGTCCACCTGCTCCGCGGTGGGCAggcccctcctcacctccagcATCAGCTCCGCCGTGGCCGGCCAGCGCAGCGCCAGCCCCAGGAACGGTCACCGCTTCATGGCCAGCCTGATGACGGCAGAGACGTGTGCCAAACTGGAACCAGAGGACG CGGATGAAAATATAGATGTAACAAGTAACGAGCCAGAAAGGAGCTCTCCAGAGTGCAACACGTCCATCTACCCTTACTCTGGTCCTGAGGGCATCTACGAGACGTCCGCACGGCTGCTCTTCATGTCAGTCAAATGGGCAAAAAACCTGCCCGTCTTTTCCCACCTGCCTTTCCGGGACCAG gTGATTCTACTGGAGGAAGCATGGAGTGAGCTTTTCCTGCTCTGTGCAATCCAGTGGTCTCTGCCTTTGGACAGCTGCCCCCTGCTGTCCCTGCCTGACCCGCCCCCGTCCTCCCAGGCAAAGAGCAGCCCCTCGACCTCTGACCTGCGTCTCCTGCAGGAGGTCTTCAGCCGCTTCAGGGCCCTGCAGGTGGACCCTACCGAGTTTGCCTGCTTAAAAGCCATTGttcttttcaagccag AGACGCGTGGACTCAAAGATCCGGACCAGGTGGAGAATTTGCAGGATCAGTCTCAAGTAATGCTCGCTCAGCACATCCACACCCTTTACTCCAGCCAGACAGCAag GTTTGGAAGGCTGTTATTACTTCTTCCCTCTTTACACTTTGTGAGCTCTGACAGGATTGAGCTGCTGTTTTTCCACCGAACCATTGGTAACACTCCCATGGAAAAGTTACTCTGTGACATGTTCAAGAACTGA
- the hexa gene encoding LOW QUALITY PROTEIN: beta-hexosaminidase subunit alpha (The sequence of the model RefSeq protein was modified relative to this genomic sequence to represent the inferred CDS: substituted 1 base at 1 genomic stop codon) translates to MTRTQMELLRCVFFLLVMYNKAEQVYGVWPMPQNIHQSPERYRLNPRVFAFSYADDSVVQFGCSVLDVAFKRYFGLVFPDFAHGAGFGNIWAESEPFTLSVSVRTGGCDGYPDEDSDESYNLTVSMGQSVLRAESVWGVLRGLESFSQLVYQDDFNSYFVNKTEIEDFPRFLFRGLLLDTSRHYLPVKSILNTLDAMAYNKFNVFHWHIVDDPSFPYQSPTYPDLSDKGAFHPMTHIYTQSDVRHVIAHARLRGIRVVPEFDSPGHTLSWGKGQPDLLTPCYKGDVPSGSFGPLNPTLTSSYRFMNSLFKEVTSVFPDSHVHLGGDEVNFSCWKSNPKVRAFMTQMGFGSDYTKLESYYMENIVNMTVALNKTSIVWQDVFDYHERIPXDTILEIWRGTPAEIRAELGRMTLAGHRVLLSAPWYLNHISYGQDWRGAYTVQPQNFSGTEEQKKLVIGGEVCMWGEYVDATNLVPRLWPRASAAAERLWSNEEMTSSVDKAFPRIQDFRCTLVRRGIQAEPLFIGFCKHEYSGL, encoded by the exons ATGACTCGGACACAGATGGAGCTTTTGCGATGTGTGTTCTTCCTACTTGTGATGTATAATAAAGCGGAGCAGGTGTATGGAGTCTGGCCAATGCCGCAGAATATTCACCAGTCTCCGGAACGGTACCGTTTAAATCCTCGCGTATTCGCTTTTAGCTACGCGGATGATTCAGTGGTCCAGTTCGGATGTTCTGTTCTGGATGTCGCTTTCAAAAGATACTTCGGTCTCGTTTTTCCCGACTTCGCACACGGAGCAG GATTCGGTAACATCTGGGCTGAATCAGAACCATTCACGCTGTCAGTAAGTGTCAGAACAGGTGGCTGTGATGGCTACCCAGACGAAGACTCAGATGAAAGCT ATAACCTGACGGTGTCAATGGGTCAGTCAGTCTTAAGAGCAGAGTCTGTGTGGGGAGTTCTGAGAG GTCTGGAGTCCTTCAGTCAGCTGGTGTACCAAGATGATTTCAACTCT TATTTTGTCAATAAGACCGAAATAGAGGATTTCCCACGCTTCCTGTTTAGAGGTCTTTTGCTCGACACTTCAAGGCACTACTTACCTGTGAAATCTATTCTGAATACTCTG GATGCCATGGCCTATAACAAATTCAATGTGTTTCACTGGCACATTGTGGATGACCCTTCCTTTCCTTACCAGAGCCCCACCTATCCTGACCTCAGTGACAAG GGAGCCTTCCATCCAATGACCCACATTTACACGCAGTCTGACGTGAGGCACGTAATCGCTCACGCAAGACTGAGAGGAATTAGGGTGGTACCAGAATTTGACTCTCCTGGCCACACACTATCATGGGGTAAAG GGCAACCAGACTTGCTAACTCCCTGCTACAAGGGTGACGTTCCCTCCGGATCGTTTGGGCCCCTCAACCCGACTCTGACGTCCAGCTATCGGTTCATGAACAGCCTGTTTAAAGAGGTCACGTCTGTCTTTCCGGACTCCCATGTGCACCTGGGGGGAGATGAGGTCAACTTCTCTTGTTG GAAGTCGAACCCTAAGGTACGAGCGTTCATGACACAGATGGGCTTTGGGAGCGATTACACCAAACTGGAGTCGTATTACATGGAAAA CATTGTGAACATGACCGTAGCCCTGAACAAGACCTCCATTGTTTGGCAGGATGTTTTTGACTACCACGAGCGA ATCCCCTAGGACACGATACTGGAGATCTGGAGGGGAACCCCTGCAGAGATCCGTGCTGAGCTGGGCAGGATGACCCTGGCTGGGCACAGGGTTCTGCTCTCGGCCCCTTGGTACCTCAACCACATCAGCTATGGCCAGGACTGGCGCGGCGCATACACCGTGCAGCCTCAGAACTTCTCCG GCACTGAAGAGCAGAAGAAGCTTGTGATTGGTGGGGAGGTCTGCATGTGGGGGGAGTACGTGGATGCCACCAACCTCGTCCCACGCCTATG GCCCAGAGCAAGCGCAGCTGCTGAGAGGTTATGGAGTAATGAAGAGATGACCTCTAGTGTGGACAAGGCCTTCCCTCGTATACAGGACTTCCGGTGTACTCTGGTCAG ACGTGGAATCCAAGCTGAGCCTCTTTTTATCGGGTTCTGCAAACACGAGTATAGTGGCCTATAG